The genome window CGGGCGCCGAAGACGCCGGTCAGCGAAACCGGCATGACCGGGCCGGTGCTCGTGGCAACACCGTATTTGTCGCCTGCCGCCTTCTTGTCAGCCGCGATCGCATTGGCCAGATCGACGGCACCGACGGCGCGCTGCTCGACATTCGCCACTACCTTCGGGTACTCCTGGGCGCCGTAAGCCTCTGGCGAGAACGCCTGTTCGCGCACGTCATGTTTGGAGCCGATCCTTACGACGGTCGTATCGAAGCCGATCGCCGCGATGACGATCACCGCCGCCGCCACGCTCGCCCACAATGTAATTTTCGGCTTGGAGGCCGCGTTTTGAATTTGTGCACTCATATTCGAAAGACCTTCGGCGCTATCGGCCGGATTGCTCTGTTGACAAGGAAGGGAACCGCGAGCCGCGGCCGGCAATCATCGAAGCCGCTGTCGGCCTGCGCGAACGGAACGGCGCGTGCCTCGTTCACAGACGCGATCGCCTTGGCACGAAACCGGACCGTATTCTGAAACGAAATAGCTCATCGAAACTCCTCCTCGGTTGCCGGCGCTTGTCTCCCCCAATCACCTGACCTCATCATCACAGCTATGACGTTAGCTACGATAGATATATGTTATTAACGTCATCAACCATGTTATAAATTTTCCGATGTGTCAACAGCCTCTCTTGATCCTACTGGCTTCCTGGCGCATTCGCCGTCGATGAGATAGGGCCGGCAACGATAGTCATCGCGCTTGCCGCCATCGCCAGCCTTTCGGCATTCACCAATGCTCGGCTTAGCGTCCATAAATCAACAGAGGCCAAAAATACCGTTGAAAACCAATAGTTTTTAGCGTCAATTTGCTGATTGCTCAATTGACCGCATCCTGGCTGCGGCCACTTCAAGGCCAAGCCATGCAATGCCCGCCAACCAAGCGCCGCTTGGCTCGCGGGATATCCGAAACAATTGACACCATCCATTTTATATGAAAAAAATTACATTGCTAGAAAAATATTACGGACGTTACGATATCTCTATGTTATAATCTGATCGAGCATTTCGGCAGCGAATGCAGTCGTTGAGATGGCGCCGCAGGCGCGGTTCAATGAAAGCGATTGGGGAGGAGCGAAGAATGGATGGGACACAAGGATTGACCGCCGTGGATGCAGGTCTTGGCGCGCCGGAGCTATTGCGCAATGCCTAGCAACGAAACGCTCATCATTGGCATTGATGCGGGAACCTCCGTCATCAAAGCCGTGGCCTTCGAGCTTTCGGGCCGGCAGATCGCGTCGGCCTCGGCGCGCAATCAGTACACGATGGGAGATGACGGCTCCGCTACGCAGCCGCTCGGCCGTACGTGGACGGACTGCGTCAGCGCCTTGCGCGGGCTCGCCGACATGGTCAACGACCTTGCCGCGCGTACCGCCATCATTGCCG of Rhizobium sp. NXC24 contains these proteins:
- a CDS encoding DUF2291 domain-containing protein, producing MSAQIQNAASKPKITLWASVAAAVIVIAAIGFDTTVVRIGSKHDVREQAFSPEAYGAQEYPKVVANVEQRAVGAVDLANAIAADKKAAGDKYGVATSTGPVMPVSLTGVFGARKANYNEIKVDGLPDDVVVRVQTGPAVNGTDLRDATGTIEFGQFTNQIEYQDAGSAINNEMKKNVLAGLDVDNLSGKTASVVGVFKLINPKNWLITPVKVEVK